Proteins encoded in a region of the Deefgea piscis genome:
- a CDS encoding 3-deoxy-D-manno-octulosonic acid transferase, translated as MVRWAYRILLWLGFPLIWLYLLKRSKKQPAYRQFWAERLGYYSVGITNKGLQDNTQKPIWLHAVSVGEMRACAPIIQALRIAAPHRPLLLTCMTPTGRETAQALFGDFATIVYLPYDYPAAIRRFLQHFRPQCGVVMETEIWPNLLHESAAAKVPLVLANARLSAASFRAYQRISALIAPAMAKWSLVLAQAPADAERLAALGAPAPKVMGSVKFDHSNDAAIVARGQAWRAALLQQSNRPLVLLASSREGEEAAFLAQWQSVYAQTAAPLLIIVPRHPQRFDAVADLIRSHGLALQRRSQWQEVVAADVILGDSMGEMAAWFAASDVCIMGGSLLPFGSQNFIEACAQGCPVLLGPHTFNFAAATEAALAEGAAWQGQNLVEIMDKMQQLLLDQTARQQMSVAGVQFSNAHRGATARLVRELAIYL; from the coding sequence ATGGTGCGCTGGGCGTATCGCATCTTACTGTGGCTGGGTTTCCCGCTGATTTGGCTTTATCTGCTCAAACGCAGCAAAAAGCAGCCTGCTTATCGGCAGTTTTGGGCTGAGCGTTTAGGGTATTACTCTGTAGGTATTACTAATAAAGGTCTGCAGGATAATACCCAAAAGCCGATTTGGTTGCACGCGGTGTCGGTGGGTGAAATGCGCGCTTGTGCGCCGATTATTCAGGCGCTGCGTATTGCCGCACCGCATCGCCCTTTGTTGTTGACGTGTATGACCCCAACCGGACGAGAAACCGCGCAGGCTTTATTTGGCGACTTTGCCACCATTGTGTATTTACCCTACGATTATCCGGCGGCGATTCGACGGTTTTTACAGCACTTTCGACCGCAATGCGGCGTGGTGATGGAGACCGAAATCTGGCCGAATTTGCTGCATGAATCGGCCGCAGCCAAGGTCCCGCTGGTGCTGGCCAATGCGCGACTTTCGGCTGCGTCGTTCCGGGCTTATCAGCGAATTTCGGCATTGATTGCGCCAGCCATGGCCAAATGGTCGCTGGTATTGGCGCAAGCGCCAGCCGATGCCGAACGACTTGCCGCTTTGGGCGCGCCAGCCCCCAAGGTGATGGGCTCAGTTAAATTTGATCATAGCAACGATGCCGCCATTGTCGCGCGTGGCCAAGCTTGGCGCGCCGCGTTACTTCAGCAATCGAACCGTCCGCTGGTGCTATTGGCGTCGAGCCGAGAAGGTGAAGAAGCGGCGTTTTTAGCGCAATGGCAGAGCGTGTACGCGCAAACGGCAGCGCCGTTGTTGATTATTGTGCCGCGTCATCCACAGCGCTTTGATGCCGTGGCCGATTTAATTCGCAGCCATGGCTTGGCGCTTCAGCGGCGTAGTCAATGGCAAGAGGTGGTTGCGGCGGATGTGATTTTGGGCGACAGCATGGGTGAAATGGCGGCCTGGTTTGCCGCGAGTGATGTTTGTATTATGGGGGGCTCGCTGCTTCCCTTTGGTAGCCAGAATTTTATCGAAGCTTGCGCGCAGGGTTGTCCGGTATTGCTTGGGCCACACACCTTTAATTTTGCCGCGGCAACGGAAGCGGCCTTAGCTGAGGGGGCTGCTTGGCAAGGGCAAAACTTGGTTGAGATCATGGATAAAATGCAGCAATTGCTGCTGGATCAAACCGCGCGGCAACAGATGAGCGTGGCTGGAGTTCAGTTTTCTAACGCGCATCGTGGTGCAACGGCAAGGTTGGTGCGTGAGCTGGCGATATATCTTTAG
- a CDS encoding DsbA family protein: protein MKRSLIVITSVVAMAALFIIGAVVYSNKSADQSQNLAVENSAALNRFSSITYGPADAKVHIVEFMDPACEACSQFYPFVKNIINSHPGKIKLTVRYANFHQGSDYVAQVLEAARAQGKFWPALEALFVTQDQWASHHAPAPETVWQHLGHLGLDFDQMRKDMNEPKVMAVIEQDRADVKALQITKTPSFYVNNKPLTKFGHEQLKQLINSELAIAYPGQ from the coding sequence ATGAAACGTTCACTGATTGTGATCACCAGTGTGGTCGCGATGGCGGCTTTGTTTATTATTGGTGCCGTGGTGTATTCCAATAAAAGCGCCGATCAATCGCAAAATTTGGCAGTAGAAAACAGCGCCGCGTTAAATCGCTTTTCATCCATTACTTATGGCCCAGCCGATGCCAAAGTGCATATTGTTGAATTTATGGACCCCGCTTGCGAAGCGTGCAGTCAGTTTTACCCCTTTGTAAAAAACATTATCAATAGCCATCCGGGCAAAATTAAGCTGACGGTTCGTTATGCTAATTTCCATCAAGGCTCGGATTATGTGGCGCAAGTTTTGGAAGCCGCACGTGCACAAGGCAAATTTTGGCCAGCTTTAGAAGCTTTGTTTGTTACGCAAGATCAGTGGGCCAGCCATCATGCGCCTGCGCCAGAAACGGTTTGGCAGCACTTGGGGCATTTAGGCCTCGATTTTGATCAAATGCGTAAAGACATGAATGAGCCGAAAGTGATGGCGGTGATTGAACAAGATCGCGCTGATGTGAAGGCATTACAAATTACTAAAACGCCAAGTTTTTACGTCAACAACAAGCCGTTGACGAAGTTTGGTCATGAGCAATTAAAGCAATTAATTAATAGCGAACTCGCTATTGCCTACCCTGGGCAATAA
- the waaC gene encoding lipopolysaccharide heptosyltransferase I, which translates to MQKILIVRLSSMGDVIHQLPAITDLLRAYPDAVIDWVVEEGFAELPRLHPAIRRVIPVALRRWRKSPMAAATRAEWAQFKTEIHACRYDLVLDAQGLIKSAAIARLACGPVAGFDRHSCREPWASLAYQRRYSVPKNLHAIERNRRLTAAANGYALQGELDYGLKVPLQDLPWLGRSPYAVLLTATSREDKEWPEEHWIALAQRCIAAGLRPVFPWGNAREKQRAERLAAALPLALVPPKLSLTDAAVMLAGSRVVVGVDTGLAHLAAAVAVPVVAIFCASEPALTGVKAATFALNLGGNGTPPTVDQVWEATSAGGRLP; encoded by the coding sequence ATGCAAAAAATACTCATTGTTCGCCTTTCGTCGATGGGCGACGTAATTCATCAATTGCCAGCGATTACCGACTTGCTGCGTGCATACCCCGATGCCGTGATCGATTGGGTGGTCGAAGAAGGCTTTGCCGAACTGCCACGGTTACATCCAGCGATTCGGCGGGTTATTCCGGTGGCGCTACGGCGTTGGCGTAAATCACCAATGGCAGCGGCAACACGGGCCGAATGGGCGCAATTTAAAACTGAAATCCATGCTTGTCGCTACGACTTGGTGCTGGATGCGCAAGGCTTAATTAAAAGCGCCGCCATTGCGCGTTTAGCCTGCGGTCCGGTGGCGGGTTTTGATCGACATTCTTGCCGTGAGCCTTGGGCGAGCTTGGCGTATCAGCGCCGTTACTCGGTACCTAAAAATCTACATGCGATTGAACGTAATCGGCGCTTGACCGCCGCTGCGAATGGTTATGCCTTGCAAGGTGAGCTCGATTACGGCTTAAAAGTGCCATTGCAAGATTTGCCATGGCTAGGGCGCTCACCGTATGCCGTACTGCTAACGGCAACCAGTCGCGAAGATAAAGAATGGCCAGAAGAGCATTGGATTGCGCTGGCGCAGCGCTGTATTGCTGCGGGCTTGCGACCGGTTTTTCCTTGGGGCAATGCTCGAGAAAAACAGCGGGCCGAACGTTTAGCTGCGGCTTTGCCGCTGGCGTTGGTGCCGCCTAAGCTCAGTTTAACCGATGCCGCGGTCATGCTAGCGGGCAGCCGAGTGGTGGTGGGGGTTGATACCGGCTTAGCGCATCTAGCGGCGGCGGTTGCAGTGCCGGTGGTGGCGATATTTTGCGCTTCAGAGCCGGCGTTAACCGGCGTAAAAGCGGCGACGTTTGCGTTAAATTTAGGTGGCAATGGCACACCACCGACTGTTGATCAAGTGTGGGAAGCCACGTCGGCCGGTGGGCGTTTGCCGTGA
- a CDS encoding disulfide bond formation protein B, producing the protein MSQSTDISSDSAQNGAWYCLFICWLIAATSTFGSLFFSEVMHIPPCVLCWYQRIPMYSLLVIFSVALFPLDRRVTRYALPLAVIGCLFAFYHLLIYSGVIPEGMQPCTAEVSCAKIDLELIGFITIPLMSVVAFSLMIGLLLKISKGFKK; encoded by the coding sequence TTGTCGCAAAGCACCGATATATCGTCAGATTCAGCCCAAAACGGCGCGTGGTATTGCTTATTTATTTGTTGGCTGATTGCGGCTACTTCCACCTTTGGTAGCTTGTTTTTTAGCGAAGTGATGCATATTCCACCGTGTGTTTTGTGCTGGTATCAGCGGATTCCGATGTATTCTTTGTTGGTGATTTTTAGCGTGGCGCTATTTCCCTTAGATCGCCGCGTTACGCGTTATGCTTTGCCGCTGGCGGTGATTGGTTGCTTGTTCGCTTTTTATCATTTATTGATTTACAGCGGGGTGATTCCAGAAGGAATGCAGCCGTGTACAGCCGAAGTGTCATGCGCGAAGATTGATTTGGAACTGATTGGCTTTATCACGATCCCACTGATGTCGGTGGTGGCGTTTTCGTTGATGATCGGCTTGCTATTAAAGATTTCTAAAGGATTTAAAAAATGA
- a CDS encoding sulfite exporter TauE/SafE family protein: MLEAILACLAVGLVAGFLAGLLGVGGGLVIVPALLWVFHWTGVAPEHQQHLAIGTSLATIIFTGAASVRAHAQKGAVRWDIVRQISLGIVLGTFIGAQIAAWISAVHLKWLFIIFAYVIAAQMLLDLKPKPTRQLPNVLGMNLVGSGIGMLSSWVGIGGGSLSVPFMTACNVPVKTAIGTSSAIGIPIAIAGALGFIVSGWSAQQLPSGSLGFVYLPALLGIVLASFPMAKVGAAAAHRLPVPVLKKCFAALLIVLASKMLISLL; encoded by the coding sequence ATGCTTGAAGCCATTCTTGCCTGCCTTGCTGTTGGCCTTGTTGCTGGATTTTTAGCCGGTTTATTAGGCGTAGGCGGCGGTTTAGTGATTGTTCCGGCTTTATTGTGGGTCTTTCATTGGACCGGTGTCGCCCCCGAGCATCAGCAGCACTTAGCCATTGGCACTTCATTAGCGACCATCATTTTTACTGGCGCCGCCAGTGTCCGAGCGCATGCGCAAAAAGGCGCAGTGCGTTGGGATATTGTGCGGCAGATCAGCCTTGGCATTGTGCTCGGTACGTTTATTGGCGCGCAAATTGCCGCTTGGATTTCGGCGGTGCATTTAAAGTGGCTGTTTATTATTTTTGCCTATGTAATTGCCGCGCAAATGCTGCTGGACCTCAAACCCAAGCCGACTCGGCAATTGCCCAATGTATTGGGAATGAATCTGGTAGGCAGCGGCATTGGCATGTTGTCGAGCTGGGTGGGGATTGGCGGCGGCTCTTTATCGGTGCCCTTTATGACGGCGTGCAATGTGCCGGTTAAAACGGCGATTGGTACTTCGTCAGCGATTGGGATTCCAATTGCGATTGCTGGGGCGCTGGGTTTTATCGTTAGCGGTTGGTCGGCGCAACAACTGCCGTCAGGTAGCTTGGGTTTTGTCTATTTACCGGCGCTATTGGGGATTGTTTTAGCCAGCTTTCCAATGGCCAAAGTCGGCGCAGCAGCGGCGCATCGCTTGCCAGTGCCGGTGCTCAAAAAATGCTTTGCCGCCCTTTTAATCGTCTTGGCGAGCAAAATGCTAATCAGTTTGCTTTAA
- a CDS encoding PliI family lysozyme inhibitor of I-type lysozyme: protein MQKKLLGILTYAFISMAYAEIPSRSIQLQLPNQQQIVVNEGELEPRSIGSYAIRLYAGGSSEFPFDVFLSGQIQPRDGSLARVINADINGDGIDEVMVVFRSAGSGGYLSADAFSWQNNQLQWLAAVKDLAPNAELIQAFAQHKK, encoded by the coding sequence ATGCAGAAAAAACTATTAGGTATACTCACCTACGCTTTTATTTCTATGGCTTATGCTGAGATACCCTCTAGATCAATCCAGCTACAACTACCCAATCAACAGCAGATTGTCGTCAACGAAGGTGAGCTCGAGCCGCGCAGCATCGGCAGCTACGCCATTCGACTTTATGCTGGCGGCAGTAGCGAGTTTCCATTTGATGTTTTTCTCAGTGGACAAATTCAGCCGCGTGATGGCAGCCTTGCGCGTGTCATCAATGCCGATATCAATGGCGATGGCATTGATGAGGTGATGGTGGTGTTTCGCTCAGCCGGCAGTGGTGGTTATTTAAGTGCCGATGCCTTTAGCTGGCAAAATAATCAACTTCAATGGCTTGCTGCTGTCAAAGACTTAGCGCCCAATGCCGAGCTGATTCAAGCTTTTGCTCAGCACAAAAAGTAA